A single region of the Salarchaeum japonicum genome encodes:
- a CDS encoding nucleoside phosphorylase, with amino-acid sequence MPGDSEDPNEEVQYHVELAEGDVANTVLLPGDPERVEKISEFWDDYEEKAYHREYRTLTGTYDGAPISVTSTGIGSPSAAIAVEELARVGADTFIRVGSCGALSADMDVGDLVISTGAVRQEGTSDEYVREDYPAVAHDEVVSALVAAAERLDHDYHVGVSMSADGFYTGQGRPGFGGYRAAGSEDLIAELEAANVKNIEMEASAILTIANVYGLRAGAVCSVYANRVTGEFRTEGEYRASETASLAVKLLAKMDEKKEEEGVDRWHAGMSLD; translated from the coding sequence ATGCCCGGTGATTCGGAGGACCCGAACGAGGAGGTCCAGTACCACGTGGAACTCGCGGAGGGAGACGTCGCGAATACCGTGCTCCTGCCCGGCGACCCCGAGCGGGTGGAGAAGATTTCGGAGTTCTGGGACGACTACGAGGAGAAGGCGTACCACCGCGAGTACCGCACGCTCACCGGAACGTACGACGGCGCGCCCATCTCGGTGACCTCGACGGGGATCGGGAGTCCGTCCGCGGCCATCGCGGTGGAGGAGCTCGCGCGGGTCGGCGCGGACACGTTCATCCGCGTCGGGTCGTGCGGCGCGCTCTCCGCGGACATGGACGTGGGCGACCTCGTCATCTCCACGGGCGCGGTTCGCCAGGAGGGGACGAGCGACGAGTACGTCCGCGAGGACTATCCGGCGGTCGCGCACGACGAGGTCGTGAGCGCGCTCGTCGCGGCCGCGGAGCGCCTCGACCACGACTACCACGTCGGCGTGTCGATGAGCGCCGACGGCTTCTACACGGGCCAGGGCCGTCCCGGGTTCGGCGGGTATCGCGCGGCCGGGAGCGAAGACCTCATCGCGGAACTCGAAGCGGCGAACGTGAAGAACATCGAGATGGAGGCGTCCGCCATCCTCACCATCGCGAACGTCTACGGCCTCCGCGCGGGCGCGGTCTGCTCCGTCTACGCGAACCGCGTTACGGGCGAGTTCCGAACCGAGGGCGAGTACCGCGCGTCCGAGACCGCGAGCCTCGCCGTGAAACTCCTCGCGAAGATGGACGAGAAGAAAGAAGAGGAAGGCGTCGACCGCTGGCACGCGGGAATGAGCCTCGACTGA
- the cdd gene encoding cytidine deaminase, with product MDDLMRAARDAYENAYVPYSEYKVGAAIETADGTVYTGCNIENANYSNSMHAEEVAISQAVADGHTAFERLAVSSAARDGVTPCGMCRQTLAEFCDDDFPVAVDGDDGGVYELGDLIPNTITRGMLD from the coding sequence ATGGACGACTTGATGCGGGCCGCGCGCGACGCCTACGAGAACGCGTACGTTCCCTACTCCGAGTACAAGGTCGGGGCGGCCATCGAGACCGCGGACGGCACCGTCTACACGGGCTGTAATATTGAGAACGCGAACTACAGCAACAGCATGCACGCGGAGGAGGTCGCCATCTCGCAGGCCGTCGCGGACGGCCACACGGCGTTCGAGCGCCTCGCCGTCTCCTCCGCCGCCCGCGACGGCGTGACGCCCTGCGGGATGTGTCGGCAGACGCTCGCGGAGTTCTGTGACGACGACTTCCCGGTCGCCGTTGACGGCGACGACGGCGGCGTCTACGAACTCGGCGACCTCATCCCGAACACCATCACGCGGGGAATGCTCGACTGA
- a CDS encoding ABC transporter permease, giving the protein MSSVRNALRAAVGVFAALVVLGVAFPDSLFGLVTDTGTAEAALRLAVPITLAALGGIFAEKSGVINIGLEGLLIVSAFAGVAAAKLLGTGTSVGPIPSIWVAFLVGVLASTLLALLFAVVCIEFEADQIIAGLAVWLVALGIAPFASIVLFGTKNVQVSTLGDITIPVLSTIPYFGDVVFSANIIVYMMFVAVPACWYVLNRTQFGRWVEASGENPSALDTAGVSVDRVRYASVLISGVLAGIGGAALSLGHVGAFTAGGATMVNGKGFIAIATYLFGNYNPLGTLVATLLFSGLDSLQIGLQQAGIAIPSELVQTIPYATVIVVLVFVGRTRIPAAAGEHYDSGEDSR; this is encoded by the coding sequence GTGAGCAGCGTGCGTAACGCGCTCCGCGCCGCGGTCGGCGTGTTCGCCGCGCTCGTCGTGCTCGGCGTCGCGTTCCCGGACTCCCTGTTCGGCCTCGTCACCGACACCGGCACCGCGGAGGCCGCGCTCCGCCTCGCCGTCCCTATCACGCTCGCCGCGCTCGGCGGCATCTTCGCGGAGAAGTCCGGCGTCATCAACATCGGCCTCGAAGGCCTGCTCATCGTCTCCGCGTTCGCCGGCGTCGCCGCCGCGAAACTCCTCGGCACCGGCACGAGCGTCGGCCCCATTCCTTCGATTTGGGTGGCGTTCCTCGTCGGCGTGCTCGCGAGCACCCTGCTCGCGTTGTTGTTCGCCGTCGTCTGCATCGAGTTCGAAGCCGACCAGATCATCGCCGGATTGGCCGTCTGGCTGGTCGCGCTCGGCATCGCGCCGTTCGCGTCCATCGTGCTGTTCGGCACGAAGAACGTCCAGGTGTCCACGCTCGGCGACATCACGATTCCCGTGCTCTCCACGATTCCCTACTTCGGGGACGTTGTGTTCTCCGCGAACATCATCGTCTACATGATGTTCGTCGCCGTCCCCGCGTGCTGGTACGTGCTCAACCGCACCCAGTTCGGTCGCTGGGTCGAGGCGAGCGGGGAGAACCCGAGCGCGCTCGACACCGCGGGCGTGAGCGTCGACCGCGTCCGGTACGCGAGCGTCCTCATTTCGGGCGTGCTCGCCGGCATCGGGGGCGCGGCGCTCTCCCTCGGACACGTCGGCGCGTTCACCGCGGGCGGCGCGACGATGGTGAACGGCAAGGGCTTCATCGCCATCGCCACCTACCTCTTCGGGAACTACAACCCCCTGGGGACGCTCGTCGCGACCCTGCTGTTCTCCGGGCTGGACTCGCTCCAGATCGGCCTCCAGCAGGCTGGTATCGCCATCCCGTCGGAGCTCGTGCAGACGATTCCGTACGCGACGGTCATCGTCGTGCTCGTGTTCGTCGGCCGCACCCGCATCCCCGCGGCCGCCGGCGAGCACTACGACTCCGGCGAGGACTCCCGGTAG
- a CDS encoding ABC transporter permease → MSKFRQALERLVDASAKERIAVSAAALALSILVGALVVFVSGIVATCASPAFSVLGVGVCYDPINVFTELFLGALGHPEQGGWSPTNYRIAIALQQTTLLVFTGLAVAVSFRAGLFNIGVQGQLVFGALAAAVATIWAGAIAPSGVLGTVFLVPLGLLAGAVAGGLYGALPGALKAYGGANEVITTIMLNFIASNVAYVLVSTFLMPESSQLVQTAVIPAAAKIPNVPFIGFEARDAFSLVALVGALAFITGVAYLLAKTSFGYDIRTSGLQEQAAAYSGVDAKRTTVLSMALSGALAGVGGAVWVLMVKGRFLTGLPSLGFDGITVSILAGNNPIGVGAAAFLFGVLKSGTIAVDFSTDVPVELVDVLRGLIILFVAMPEFFRLIGKRYLGLGGEQRA, encoded by the coding sequence ATGAGTAAGTTCCGACAGGCGCTCGAACGGCTCGTGGACGCGTCCGCGAAGGAGCGCATCGCGGTGAGCGCCGCCGCGCTCGCGCTCTCCATCCTCGTCGGCGCGCTCGTCGTGTTCGTCTCCGGCATCGTCGCGACCTGCGCGTCCCCCGCGTTCAGCGTGCTCGGCGTCGGCGTCTGCTACGACCCCATCAACGTCTTCACCGAGCTGTTCCTCGGCGCGCTCGGCCACCCCGAACAGGGCGGCTGGTCGCCGACGAACTACCGCATCGCCATCGCGCTCCAGCAGACCACGCTCCTCGTCTTCACGGGCCTCGCCGTCGCGGTGTCGTTCCGCGCGGGCCTGTTCAACATCGGTGTGCAGGGCCAGCTCGTGTTCGGCGCGCTCGCCGCCGCAGTCGCCACCATCTGGGCGGGCGCAATCGCGCCGTCCGGCGTCCTCGGCACCGTCTTCCTCGTGCCGCTCGGCCTGCTCGCGGGCGCGGTCGCCGGCGGCCTCTACGGCGCGCTTCCGGGCGCGCTGAAGGCGTACGGTGGCGCGAACGAAGTCATCACGACCATCATGCTGAACTTCATCGCGTCGAACGTCGCGTACGTCCTCGTCTCCACGTTCCTCATGCCGGAGTCGAGTCAGCTCGTGCAGACTGCCGTCATCCCGGCGGCGGCGAAGATACCGAACGTCCCATTCATCGGGTTCGAGGCGCGGGACGCGTTCAGCCTCGTCGCGCTGGTCGGCGCGCTCGCGTTCATCACGGGCGTCGCCTACTTGCTCGCGAAGACCTCGTTCGGCTACGACATCCGCACCAGCGGCCTCCAGGAGCAGGCCGCCGCGTACAGCGGCGTGGACGCGAAGCGAACCACCGTCCTGAGCATGGCGCTCTCGGGCGCGCTCGCCGGCGTCGGCGGCGCGGTCTGGGTGCTGATGGTGAAGGGACGGTTCCTCACCGGCCTCCCCTCGCTCGGGTTCGACGGCATCACCGTCAGCATCCTCGCGGGGAACAACCCCATCGGGGTCGGCGCGGCCGCGTTCCTCTTCGGCGTCCTGAAATCCGGAACCATCGCCGTGGACTTCTCCACGGACGTGCCGGTGGAGCTCGTGGACGTGCTCCGCGGCCTCATCATCCTGTTCGTCGCGATGCCGGAGTTCTTCCGGCTCATCGGGAAGCGCTATCTCGGCCTCGGGGGTGAGCAGCGTGCGTAA
- a CDS encoding ABC transporter ATP-binding protein: protein MSDAITLTDVTKRFPGVVANDAVSLSVESGSVHALLGENGAGKTTLMNVLYGLYDADEGTIEIDGAAREFDSPRDAIDAGIGMIHQHFMLVDTMTVAENVVLGDEPTTWFGLRTDAEAAREAVRDLSERYGFDVNPDARVEDISVGEKQRVEILKALYRGADTLVLDEPPAVLTPQEVEDLFAVFEELTAEGKTVLFITHKLGEAMAVADDITVLRDGVNVGTVDATDTTREDLAERMVGRDVLFEVEKSEATPGAVSLAADGVTVTDADGVARVNDVDFELREGEILGIAGVDGNGQAELVEAITGLREPDAGTVTLHDEDVTTASRRDHIDAGLAYIPEDRHARGLVMDFDLVENGILGAQHGPPYASRGVLDWRTARDHAEDIVDTYDVRPADADADAASFSGGNQQKFIVGRELERDPSVVVATHPTRGVDVGATEFIHDELLDRRASGDAVLLVSSKLDEVRSLSDRLAVMYEGEFVAVVEPETVTEEELGLLMAGEYPEGFDE from the coding sequence ATGTCAGACGCAATCACGCTGACGGACGTTACCAAACGGTTCCCCGGCGTCGTCGCGAACGACGCCGTGTCGCTCTCCGTCGAGTCCGGGTCGGTTCACGCCCTGCTCGGGGAGAACGGCGCGGGGAAGACGACGCTGATGAACGTCCTCTACGGCCTGTACGACGCCGACGAGGGCACTATCGAAATCGACGGCGCGGCCCGCGAGTTCGACAGTCCGCGGGACGCCATCGACGCCGGCATCGGGATGATTCACCAGCACTTCATGCTCGTGGACACGATGACGGTCGCGGAGAACGTCGTGCTCGGGGACGAACCGACGACGTGGTTCGGCCTGCGGACGGACGCCGAGGCGGCCCGCGAGGCCGTCCGCGACCTCTCCGAGCGCTACGGGTTCGACGTGAACCCGGACGCCCGCGTCGAGGACATCAGCGTCGGGGAGAAACAGCGCGTCGAGATTCTGAAAGCCCTCTACCGGGGCGCGGACACGCTCGTGCTCGACGAACCCCCCGCGGTTCTCACGCCGCAGGAGGTCGAAGACCTGTTCGCGGTGTTCGAGGAACTCACCGCGGAGGGGAAGACCGTGCTGTTCATCACGCACAAACTCGGCGAGGCGATGGCCGTCGCGGACGACATCACCGTCCTCCGGGACGGCGTGAACGTCGGAACCGTGGACGCGACCGATACGACCCGGGAAGACCTCGCGGAGCGGATGGTCGGCCGGGACGTGCTGTTCGAGGTGGAGAAGTCGGAGGCGACGCCGGGCGCGGTGTCGCTCGCCGCGGACGGCGTCACCGTCACCGACGCGGACGGCGTGGCGCGCGTGAACGACGTGGACTTCGAACTCAGGGAGGGCGAAATCCTCGGCATCGCGGGCGTGGACGGGAACGGCCAGGCCGAACTCGTCGAAGCCATCACGGGCCTCCGCGAACCCGACGCCGGCACCGTCACCCTCCACGACGAGGACGTGACGACCGCGTCCCGCCGCGACCACATCGACGCCGGCCTCGCCTACATCCCCGAAGACCGCCACGCGCGCGGCCTCGTGATGGACTTCGACCTCGTGGAGAACGGCATCCTCGGCGCGCAACACGGCCCGCCGTACGCCAGTCGGGGCGTGCTCGACTGGCGGACCGCGCGCGACCACGCCGAGGACATCGTGGACACGTACGACGTGCGGCCCGCCGACGCGGACGCGGACGCCGCCTCATTTTCGGGCGGGAACCAGCAGAAGTTCATCGTCGGCCGCGAACTCGAACGCGACCCGAGCGTCGTCGTCGCCACCCACCCCACGCGGGGCGTGGACGTGGGCGCGACCGAGTTCATCCACGACGAACTCCTCGACCGCCGCGCGAGCGGGGACGCCGTCCTCCTCGTCTCCTCGAAACTCGACGAGGTGCGGAGCCTCTCCGACCGCCTCGCGGTGATGTACGAGGGCGAGTTCGTCGCCGTCGTCGAACCGGAGACCGTGACGGAGGAAGAACTCGGCCTGCTGATGGCCGGCGAGTACCCGGAGGGGTTCGATGAGTAA
- a CDS encoding BMP family lipoprotein, translating into MVDTDERRRQFLKLSGALGAAGLTGLAGCSSGGGGDEAAANIGIVYATGGIGDGSFNDQAQTGIQRAADELDITYEESQTETNSDFQPTQRQYAQSGDFDLVACIGYAQADALSTNATEFPDQNWAIVDSVVDESNVASYGFREHEGSFLVGYMAGMLTTRDFSAGAGNTTADTNTVGFVGGTETPLIQKFQAGFEAGVHHHDDSIEVITSYVGSFNDPAAGQEQARSMYNNGADIVYHASGATGVGVFRAAQDMGKFAIGVDKDQSVTQESFANVILASMVKRVDTAVYTAVESVVNDNFQGGEQATFGLSDNGVEAVYGDQIGGQIPEDVKSSVADARDQIIAGDITVPSEPQ; encoded by the coding sequence ATGGTGGATACCGACGAACGGCGGCGGCAGTTCCTCAAACTCTCAGGTGCGCTCGGAGCCGCGGGTCTCACCGGCCTCGCGGGCTGTTCGAGCGGCGGCGGGGGCGACGAGGCCGCGGCGAACATCGGCATCGTGTACGCCACGGGCGGCATCGGTGACGGGTCGTTCAACGACCAGGCGCAGACCGGCATCCAGCGCGCCGCGGACGAACTCGACATCACGTACGAGGAGTCCCAGACCGAGACGAACTCGGACTTCCAGCCGACCCAGCGCCAGTACGCGCAGTCCGGCGACTTCGACCTCGTCGCCTGCATCGGGTACGCGCAGGCGGACGCGCTCTCCACGAACGCCACCGAGTTCCCCGACCAGAACTGGGCCATCGTGGACTCCGTCGTGGACGAGTCGAACGTCGCGAGCTACGGGTTCCGCGAGCACGAGGGGTCGTTCCTCGTCGGCTACATGGCGGGCATGCTCACCACGCGGGACTTCTCCGCGGGCGCGGGCAACACGACCGCTGACACGAACACCGTCGGGTTCGTCGGCGGGACGGAGACGCCGCTCATCCAGAAGTTCCAGGCGGGCTTCGAGGCGGGCGTCCACCACCACGACGACTCCATCGAGGTCATCACGTCCTACGTCGGCTCCTTCAACGACCCCGCGGCGGGCCAGGAGCAGGCGCGCTCGATGTACAACAACGGCGCGGACATCGTCTACCACGCCTCGGGCGCGACCGGCGTCGGCGTGTTCCGCGCGGCACAGGACATGGGGAAGTTCGCCATCGGCGTGGACAAAGACCAGTCCGTCACGCAGGAGTCCTTCGCGAACGTCATCCTCGCGAGCATGGTCAAGCGCGTGGACACCGCGGTCTACACCGCCGTGGAGAGCGTCGTGAACGACAACTTCCAGGGCGGTGAGCAGGCGACCTTCGGCCTGAGCGACAACGGCGTCGAAGCCGTCTACGGCGACCAGATAGGCGGCCAGATTCCCGAGGACGTGAAGTCGAGCGTCGCGGACGCCCGAGACCAGATTATCGCGGGCGACATCACCGTCCCCTCGGAACCCCAGTAA
- a CDS encoding phosphopentomutase/phosphoglucosamine mutase: MDLFGTAGIRGSATERVTPELALAVGRAAGADGGEFVLGRDGRETGGALADAMAAGLRSAGADVRRVGVVPTPALAFASRGRRGVMLTASHNPPEDNGIKLFDDASEYDADQEAVIEERVAAEEPPAAWDAWGEAEHVGVLDDYRTAVAAYAREFGAGLDGLRVAVDCGNGMGSVATPHVLESLGAEVVALNANVDGHFPGRPSKPTPETLGDLTNFVADSDCAFGIAHDGDADRIVVVDESGEVVHEDTVLAILAERYVRESGALDPVVVTTPNASARIDERVRAAGGRVERVRLGALHEGIAAAEAAGGDVVYAAEPWKHIHPGFGGWIDGVASAAVLSRLAAAEGLDALRDPVTERPYRKVSVDCPDERKAAAMDALETTIPDAFPDADIDTEYGVRAEFPDGSWTLVRPSGTEPYVRVYAEADDVDALVGDVTELVEGAVANT; encoded by the coding sequence ATGGATTTGTTCGGGACGGCTGGGATTCGCGGGAGCGCGACGGAGCGCGTGACGCCCGAGTTGGCGCTCGCGGTCGGACGGGCCGCGGGCGCGGACGGCGGCGAGTTCGTGCTCGGACGGGACGGCCGCGAGACCGGTGGCGCGCTCGCGGACGCGATGGCCGCCGGTCTGCGGAGCGCGGGCGCGGACGTGCGCCGGGTGGGCGTGGTGCCGACGCCGGCGCTGGCGTTCGCGTCGCGCGGCCGCCGCGGCGTGATGCTCACCGCGTCGCACAACCCCCCGGAGGACAACGGCATCAAGCTGTTCGACGACGCGAGCGAGTACGACGCCGACCAGGAGGCGGTCATCGAGGAGCGGGTCGCCGCGGAGGAACCGCCGGCCGCGTGGGACGCGTGGGGGGAGGCGGAACACGTCGGCGTGCTGGACGACTACCGGACGGCGGTGGCGGCGTACGCCCGCGAGTTCGGCGCGGGCCTCGACGGTCTCCGGGTCGCCGTGGACTGCGGGAACGGGATGGGGAGCGTGGCGACGCCGCACGTCCTTGAGTCGCTCGGCGCGGAGGTCGTCGCGCTGAACGCGAACGTGGACGGCCACTTCCCGGGGCGGCCGAGCAAGCCGACGCCGGAGACGCTCGGCGACCTCACGAACTTCGTCGCGGACTCCGACTGCGCGTTCGGCATCGCGCACGACGGCGACGCCGACCGCATCGTCGTCGTGGACGAGTCGGGCGAGGTCGTGCACGAGGACACCGTGCTGGCGATTCTGGCGGAGCGCTACGTCCGGGAGAGCGGCGCGCTCGACCCCGTGGTGGTGACGACGCCGAACGCGTCGGCGCGCATCGACGAGCGCGTCCGGGCGGCCGGCGGTCGCGTCGAGCGGGTTCGACTGGGCGCGCTCCACGAGGGCATCGCGGCGGCGGAGGCCGCGGGCGGCGACGTGGTGTACGCGGCGGAGCCGTGGAAGCACATCCACCCCGGGTTCGGCGGCTGGATAGACGGCGTGGCGAGCGCGGCCGTCCTGTCCCGTCTCGCGGCCGCGGAGGGGTTGGACGCGCTGCGCGACCCGGTGACGGAGCGCCCGTACCGGAAGGTGAGCGTGGACTGTCCGGACGAGCGGAAGGCGGCCGCGATGGACGCGCTCGAAACCACGATTCCGGACGCGTTCCCCGACGCCGACATCGACACCGAGTACGGCGTGCGCGCGGAGTTCCCGGACGGGTCGTGGACGCTCGTCCGGCCGTCCGGCACCGAACCCTACGTCCGAGTGTACGCGGAAGCGGACGACGTGGACGCCCTGGTGGGTGACGTGACGGAACTCGTGGAGGGCGCGGTGGCGAACACATAA
- a CDS encoding DUF5793 family protein: MRRQEFTLDVTDIDWVEDDDAPPERPTVTIDFTGSAALEDRLTDADGDLLAGDEIDVAFRLQGDVDDSDATGVVAVTHRLTGDFVLELNEDADDVLQFIRAAREYGRVSDTEKRYRVHIHRGGEHVATYEKDTFLVYNTDGDLLRRHSLIPSGIEI, from the coding sequence ATGAGGAGACAGGAGTTCACCCTGGACGTGACCGACATCGACTGGGTCGAGGACGACGACGCACCCCCGGAGCGCCCCACCGTCACCATCGACTTCACGGGGAGCGCCGCGCTCGAAGACCGCCTCACGGACGCCGACGGCGACCTGCTCGCCGGCGACGAAATCGACGTGGCGTTCCGCCTGCAGGGCGACGTGGACGACTCGGACGCGACCGGCGTGGTCGCCGTCACCCACCGCCTCACGGGCGACTTCGTGCTCGAACTCAACGAGGACGCCGACGACGTCCTCCAGTTCATCCGCGCCGCCCGCGAGTACGGCCGCGTCTCGGACACGGAGAAGCGCTACCGCGTTCACATCCACCGCGGCGGCGAGCACGTCGCCACCTACGAGAAGGACACCTTCCTCGTCTACAACACGGACGGCGACCTCCTCCGCCGCCACAGCCTCATCCCGAGCGGCATCGAGATCTAG